One genomic segment of Caloranaerobacter ferrireducens includes these proteins:
- the hslU gene encoding ATP-dependent protease ATPase subunit HslU, with translation MNELTPKQIVKELDKYIIGQQKAKKSVAIALRNRYRRSLLDEEFKEEVKPKNILMIGPTGVGKTEIARRLAKLVNAPFVKVEATKFTEVGYVGRDVESMVRDLVQTSIRMVKSEKIKMVYNKARNIALDRIAEILVPLPKKTEDFINPLNVFFGTSKNEQYNTDNSIENEEIQKRRKEIRKKLIGNELDNKVIEIEIEESKNSTIEMFSGIGIEELNINVNDLLGGIIPKMTKKRKVPIKEAKKILTSQEAQKLIDMDEVINEGIKRAEENGIIFIDEIDKIAGRNYGSGPDISREGVQRDILPIIEGSTVMTKYGPVKTDHILFIAAGAFHISKVTDLIPEIQGRFPIRVELENLTQDNFKEILTKPQNALIKQYQLLLETEGIKVTYTEEAINEIARIAYLINEQSENIGARRLHTILEKLHEDISFEAPDIEEKEIVIDVNYVREKLSDIIKEKDMSKYII, from the coding sequence ATGAATGAATTAACTCCAAAACAAATAGTTAAAGAATTGGATAAATATATTATAGGCCAACAGAAAGCAAAAAAATCTGTTGCAATTGCCTTAAGAAATAGATATAGAAGAAGTTTGCTAGATGAGGAGTTTAAAGAGGAAGTTAAACCCAAAAATATATTGATGATAGGGCCAACAGGTGTAGGAAAAACTGAGATTGCGAGAAGATTAGCTAAATTAGTGAATGCACCTTTTGTAAAAGTAGAAGCAACAAAATTTACTGAAGTAGGTTATGTAGGTAGAGATGTAGAATCAATGGTGAGAGATTTAGTGCAAACATCTATTCGAATGGTTAAATCAGAGAAAATTAAAATGGTATATAATAAAGCGCGTAATATTGCTTTAGATAGAATTGCTGAGATTTTAGTTCCACTACCTAAAAAAACAGAAGATTTTATAAATCCACTAAATGTTTTCTTTGGTACTAGTAAAAATGAGCAATATAATACCGATAATTCTATTGAAAATGAAGAAATTCAGAAACGAAGGAAAGAAATTAGAAAAAAACTTATTGGTAATGAGTTAGATAATAAAGTTATTGAAATAGAGATTGAAGAAAGTAAAAATTCTACTATAGAAATGTTTAGTGGAATTGGTATTGAGGAATTAAATATTAATGTGAATGATTTATTAGGTGGAATAATTCCAAAAATGACTAAAAAAAGAAAAGTTCCTATTAAAGAAGCGAAGAAAATATTAACTTCTCAAGAGGCTCAGAAACTTATAGATATGGATGAAGTTATTAATGAAGGGATTAAAAGAGCTGAAGAAAATGGAATAATCTTTATTGATGAAATAGACAAAATCGCTGGAAGGAATTATGGCTCTGGTCCCGACATATCAAGAGAAGGAGTGCAAAGAGACATTCTACCAATTATTGAGGGTAGTACTGTTATGACAAAATACGGTCCTGTTAAAACTGATCATATTCTTTTTATAGCAGCTGGAGCTTTTCATATTTCAAAAGTTACAGATTTAATACCAGAAATACAAGGTAGATTTCCTATTCGAGTAGAATTGGAGAATCTTACTCAGGATAATTTTAAAGAAATATTAACAAAGCCACAAAATGCACTTATTAAACAATATCAATTATTGTTAGAGACAGAAGGTATAAAAGTAACGTACACTGAAGAAGCTATTAATGAAATAGCAAGAATTGCATATCTTATTAATGAACAATCAGAAAATATAGGAGCCAGAAGACTGCACACTATATTAGAAAAATTACATGAAGATATATCTTTTGAAGCACCAGATATTGAAGAAAAAGAGATAGTAATTGATGTAAATTATGTTAGAGAGAAATTAAGTGATATTATAAAAGAAAAAGATATGTCAAAATACATAATCTGA
- the trmFO gene encoding methylenetetrahydrofolate--tRNA-(uracil(54)-C(5))-methyltransferase (FADH(2)-oxidizing) TrmFO has product MKNEVIVIGGGLAGCEASWQLANRGIKVKLFEMRPAKNTEAHHTDKLAELVCSNSLKSDSLENAVGLLKAEMRMLNSLIIEAADNNKVPAGGALAVDRERFSEEITNKICNHPNIELIRKEITEIPTDSFVIIATGPLTSKDLTDNISKLTKAEYLYFYDAAAPIVTYESINMKRAFKGSRYNKGEADYINCPMNKEEYERFYEELIKAEVHPLKNFEKQIVFEACMPIETMAKRGKETLLYGPLKPVGLENPITKEKYYAVVQLRQDNKEGTLYNIVGFQTNLKWGEQKRVFSLIPALENAEFVRYGVMHRNTYIDSPKVLKPTYQLKEYKNIMFAGQITGVEGYVESAASGLVAGINMSRILLDKEPIIFPKETALGSLSNYIADGSISDFQPMHINFGIMPELEHRVKNKKERNRLKSERSLKVLQKFIKENKILVD; this is encoded by the coding sequence ATGAAAAATGAAGTAATAGTTATTGGTGGAGGATTAGCAGGATGTGAAGCAAGTTGGCAGTTAGCTAATAGAGGAATTAAAGTTAAACTATTTGAAATGAGACCTGCTAAAAATACAGAAGCACATCATACGGATAAATTAGCTGAGTTAGTGTGTAGTAATTCGCTAAAATCAGATAGTTTAGAGAATGCGGTAGGATTACTTAAAGCTGAAATGCGAATGTTAAATTCCTTAATTATTGAAGCTGCTGATAATAATAAAGTACCTGCAGGAGGAGCTCTTGCAGTTGATAGAGAAAGATTTTCAGAAGAGATAACTAATAAGATTTGTAATCATCCTAATATAGAACTTATAAGAAAGGAAATAACTGAAATACCAACTGATAGTTTTGTAATTATAGCTACGGGACCATTAACATCTAAAGATTTAACAGATAATATCTCTAAATTAACTAAAGCTGAATACTTATATTTTTATGATGCAGCGGCTCCAATTGTAACTTATGAATCAATTAATATGAAAAGAGCATTTAAAGGTTCAAGGTACAATAAAGGAGAAGCTGATTATATAAACTGTCCTATGAATAAAGAAGAATATGAACGTTTTTATGAAGAACTTATTAAAGCAGAAGTACATCCGTTGAAAAATTTTGAAAAACAGATTGTTTTTGAGGCTTGTATGCCAATAGAAACGATGGCGAAAAGAGGTAAAGAAACTTTATTGTATGGTCCATTAAAGCCTGTTGGTTTAGAAAACCCGATTACAAAAGAAAAATATTATGCGGTCGTTCAGTTAAGGCAAGACAATAAAGAAGGAACTTTATATAATATAGTTGGTTTTCAGACTAATTTAAAATGGGGTGAACAAAAAAGAGTATTCAGTTTAATTCCTGCTTTAGAAAATGCGGAATTTGTTAGATATGGCGTGATGCATCGTAACACTTATATTGATTCACCAAAGGTTTTGAAACCAACTTATCAATTAAAAGAATATAAGAATATAATGTTTGCAGGCCAAATAACAGGTGTTGAAGGATATGTTGAGTCAGCTGCTTCTGGATTAGTGGCAGGTATAAATATGTCTAGGATATTATTAGATAAAGAGCCAATAATATTTCCAAAAGAAACAGCACTTGGTTCTTTGAGTAATTATATTGCTGATGGAAGTATAAGTGATTTTCAGCCTATGCATATAAATTTTGGAATAATGCCTGAATTAGAACATAGAGTAAAAAATAAAAAAGAAAGAAATAGGTTGAAATCTGAACGAAGTTTAAAAGTTTTACAAAAATTTATCAAAGAGAATAAAATATTAGTTGATTGA
- the hslV gene encoding ATP-dependent protease subunit HslV, translating to MFRGTTIIAVKKGNKVAIAGDGQVTFGDKTIMKHTAKKVRKLYNNTVVVGFAGSVADAMTLSEKLEEKLEQFSGNLKRAAVELAMDWRNDKILRKLEAMLIAGNKDILLVISGNGEVIEPEDGIVAIGSGGSYAFAAGKALLKHSNLSIEEIVKESLLIASSICVYTNSNISVEVI from the coding sequence GTGTTTAGGGGAACTACAATTATTGCTGTAAAGAAAGGTAATAAGGTTGCGATAGCTGGAGATGGCCAAGTTACTTTTGGAGATAAAACTATTATGAAACATACAGCTAAAAAAGTGAGAAAATTATATAATAATACCGTAGTGGTTGGATTCGCGGGTTCTGTAGCTGATGCAATGACTTTATCTGAAAAACTAGAAGAAAAGCTAGAACAATTTAGTGGCAACCTAAAAAGAGCAGCTGTAGAGTTAGCAATGGATTGGAGAAATGATAAGATTTTAAGAAAACTTGAAGCTATGTTAATAGCAGGGAATAAAGATATTTTATTAGTAATATCAGGCAATGGTGAGGTTATTGAGCCTGAAGATGGTATAGTTGCTATAGGTTCAGGTGGTAGTTATGCATTTGCGGCTGGTAAAGCTTTGCTAAAACATTCCAATCTTTCAATTGAAGAAATAGTAAAAGAGTCGCTCTTGATAGCTTCATCCATATGTGTGTATACTAATAGTAATATTTCTGTAGAAGTGATTTAA